The Endozoicomonas sp. 4G DNA segment TCAAATCCCAGCGGATAAGCCAAACCCATGATACGGGCAACTTCTATCAGATCGTGAGCAATGATCTCAGCCCATGCACTGGCAGTTTCGTCGCCATCTTCCTGCTCAATAGTATCAATAACCGAGCCTCTGAATTGATATCGATTAACCCACTCACCATTTTCATTTTTGTCCGTCGACAAGACCTTATAGTTGGACGGCCAAGAATCGGGAAAAGGCGTCACAGAGTTTGTTGCTGCGGTGGCGTTTTGAGCAGCAGAGCTTTTCAAAGCTTCATCAGCTGAGGGTGAAGGATCAGGATCAGCAGACTTCCCGGAATCACAGGTTTGGCAGAGCGTTTGCCCGTCCTTACCGGGCTCATTCTCTTTACCGCAATGCTTACAGGGGGTAGCCAGCACTTGCACGCTGAATAACAAAACAGATACAAAGAGCCATCTCAATGGATGAATTAAATAACGATGCATATCTCAATTCGCCATTAATAAGAAAAACGAATACGAGCATAGACTAAAATGTTGCACTGCCAGCCAGAAAACTTCCGGGATCGGCGATTACACCATCCAAATAGAACTTTCTTCCTGTCTGAAGGTCATATCATTGAGCAATTTCAATGCAGTTCTTCAAATGACAGGAGAGAGATGGGCTATGGACGGTCAGGTTGGCGCAAAAATAAACGACCCCGTTTCTTATAGTGGATCCCTGCCCAAGAGACCAAAGCTGAATGAATCATCTGAGATTGCAGAGGTACCTGGTGTAGCTCCCAAACTCAATCTATCGTCAACTCCGGTGAAGCCGTCTGACAAAGCGAGAACGGTATCCTTAACGGGTTTCTCGCTCCAAAAGCCCTCTCATGCCTTCGATTTCCGTTTTGTCACCAGTGATGATCAGGTTCGCCAGCTTTTGATTGACCAGACTGGCGATGGTAATCAGGATGTCACTGTTATTTCCCACCCCGATGACCTCTCACAGGCTAACCTGGTGAGCCGGTTGAGCATAGCCAGCGACGGTCGTCACACACTGTCTCCAGGCAAGCTGTTTGAAAGCTCACAACCATTGACCCTGGTGATCGATATTCGCAAACTCACCAGCGAAGAACTGCCGAAATTTAACGATTTGCTGGACCCCGATAACCCTTGCCTGTACGACAAAATCAGCCATGAGAAACGTCCGCTGGGTGAGCATGTTTCGCTGTTGGTTTTGGCAGACCCCGTACAACTGACATCGGTTGGCCGTGATGACAAAGCGCCGGGTGCTGATTTCTGGCGACGAATTAATCGACCGGACAACACTTGGCAGTTTGACGCACAGACCGGCAAGGCCTCGCCAATGGATATTGACAAGGTTCCATCATTGCTGGCCGAACTCCCTCCTGCCGAAAGTGCTATGGACGACGATACGACGGTTGTTATTGACTGTCACTTGCACAGCAACTGGCGACAGTTGTTGTTGGGCGGCCCCGGCGTAGATCAGCAGGGACGAATTCAGCACCTCCCCGGCAGGCTTGAAACCTTGAGAGCCGGACAACGGGTGATTCTGAAAGGAGCCGACTGGCAGGACCTGGCCTTTGAACAGACGATCCGACAGATGCTGGTGCAACAGAGCTACGAGAGTAATGGCAAGGTCTGCCAATTACCCGACGATGTTCAGTTTTATCAGATGCCGGTAGGGAAGGGTGAGCTTCATTCTTTGTTCCAAAGCTTGTCTGATGCTAATGAGGAAGGACTTTCCTGTGACGCAGCAGGAAACCCGGTCATCATCAACAAGAGTAATATCAGCCAATGGCTGAACCCGATTGCCATTAGCCCGGAAGGTTATGCGATCCCCAGCACCAGTCTGCTAGAACAGGTTCGGGCAGGTGGTGCAGTTACCGTAACATCTCCTCTTACTGAAGCACTCTGGTTTCGTTTACTGGGTTCATTGCGCGCTATTAGCGAGACGACCGGTTTGAAGCCTCGACTTCAGGTGGCTCATACCAAAGAACAGCCGAAGGCCTTGGGACTGGTAGAAAACGATAAACACTCGTTGTCCAACCTATGTGAAAAAGCCAAGGGTTTTAATGCCGTCACTTTTCAGGAACATGCTCAGGCCAGTCGTTGGATAAATAGTTGGCTAAACAGTCAGCTAAACAGTCAGCTAAACAGTCAGCCACAGGCACCTCTGGTTATTCAGGTCAATGACCAGACTAGCTTCAGCCAGCTATTTGATAATATCCATATCACCTCGGAACAAAAGGCGTATTTTGGGCGATGCCAGAGTGGCTTGCAGGAGGCATTAACCGATGGCAGACCCGTCGTATTCCGGGGGCTGGAAACTAATCCAGCTCTTCAGCAGCTTCTGGAACCCCTGGTGGTTGGGCAACCTCTGTTGGTGAATGGCCAATTACAGACCTACCCCCAGGCTCATGTCACAATACTCTGGCCTGAGTCTGTGAAAAGCATATCGGCTTTATTCAATTCGTTGGTGACCAGAGGTAAACCGTGTCCTGAAGTTGATTTCTGGGATCTCAATGCCGACAAGCATAAAATCCCCCGGTCTGAACTGCCAGAACAAGCACTTCACTCACTGTACGAAGCGTTTAAAACCGTACCTGCTCATCTTTGTAGCCCTTTGCCCAAAATGACCGAAGCCTTGTTGAATCACCTGATACTGGCCGCCCGGCGGGCACAGCAGGTAGACAAATCTCAGCAGCTTTTACCCTGCCACTGGCGCAAGGCCATCAATAGCACCATTACCCACGGTACCCGTCAACATCCGTCCGTGCGTGATTTTATGAAAGTGACTTGTTGGAGGTTACTGCCGGATGCGTATAAAGAGCCGGATGCGTATAAAGAGCCGGATGTTGATGAGGCTCAAACGGCCTCGGTAGACCCGGATCGGTTAAATGACATCATCAACAGTGCCCAACGATTGGATAGAGCGTTTATCAAGGAAAACCTATGGCCACTGGCCAGAGCCCTTGACCCGGCAGTATTTAATGATATCAAATTACTGGCCTATAAAGATCACTTTGAATCCTGGTTTGAAAAACAAGTTCTGGACAGACTTTGCGCCTTGATTGTGGCTCAAAAGCCCGAAGAACAACGACAGGCTATAGCGTATCAGTTAGAAATTAATCCGGCGGCAGCAAAACTCTGGCAATCCTTAGCCATCAGACCCACAAGACAGATGAAACGTTTGCAGGATGCACTGGCTTCTGGCTGGCAATTAATTTTGCCACCAGGGCAGACCCGATCCGATGCTATTGGGGCGCTGGCTATTGATTGTTTTTACATGGCCAGAACAGCGAATTCTAAAACAGAAGGCATTGAACGTATAAAACATCGACTGTCCGGAACACTGGTGTTGCAGGACGCTGATGATAAGACCTGGTCAGCACTGGCCGAGGATCTTTATCAGGGTAAGATCAATCAGCAGGATCGTGAAAGCCGTCGATTATCCCGACTCCATGACCGGCTTAAAGACTCTCCAGTTATCTTCCTGCAGGGAGAAACCGGTACCGGGAAAAGTTACTTTTCCGCCAAAATAGCAAAGGCTTCAGGACCGGCTGCGGTGCTGTCCCTTGGCCCTTCTGATGACGAACAGAGCCTGATGAAACGCTGGCAATGGCAAAAACAGGCCGATGGCGACCGTTCTATGAAGCAGCAAAACAGGATGCTGATGGAATGGGCCGGGGCCCGATCTGATAAAGACGGGGAATACCTCACCCTGGTGCTGGATGAAGCCAACCTGACCCAAACCGGGTTACTGGCGTCCCTGAATGGTTTATGGGAACCGGAACCCTGCATCTATGTTAATGGTCATCCTGTCCCGGTCAGCGCAAAACATCGGGTAATTCTCACCGGTAACCCGGATCATTACGCCGGACGACAGCTGGACCCGGCCCTGAAAGAGAAACTGCCCAAGGCTTACTACCCACGGTTAGATCAGGCATTCCTCAGGGACAGGGTCGTGGAACCGGCTCTGGTTAATCATTTACAACAACGGCATCTGACGGAGTCTCAATTAAGAGAGCTTGATATAGACGACATTGCACACAGTGCCAGCAAAAGTGTAATGACACTCTGGCAGTTTTATCAGGAACTGCTGCCAGAGCATGAGTTTACCCCCAGGGATTTAACGGATATATGCAGTTGGGTGGGTTGGTATCTTGATCGTTCGTTATCCGCAAGTGACCGTGTTGACTGCAAACAAGTGCACGGTTTGATCCAACAAAGTTTTCGGGATGTATTGGGCCCCGAAATCAGCGAGGTTCATCAGGATGCCCTGTTCGCACTGGATATCTGGTTTGCTGCCCGTTATGAGGCGGACAACACCCTGAGAGACAAAGTGCATAACCATACCCTGCCCGATATTCAGGAGACCTTCCGAGCAGTCACCCAAGAAATACAACCTGACTTTGATACCTCCGGCTCAGCCGTCTGTGAACTGGTACAACAGATTGGACAGGATTTAAATCGCGCTCAGCAGGCTCATCATCACGACAGAAAACACGGCGGAAGACAGGCGACACTGATTGAAGGCCCGGCTGGCCGGGGTAAGGATGCCACGCTGAACCTGATGATTGAAAGTGTCAGAAAAGAGGCTGAGAAACGGCATGAATTGATGCCGGAAGTCTTTTACCTGAATGCCTGCGATTGCTCTTGGGACGAAGTGTGTAAAACGATCCAGAAGGCAAAACTCGAAGGCGGCATCGTGGTGATTTCAGAAATGAACCTGATCGACAGCCAGCATCTGGAAGGTGAGTTAAACGGTAATCTGGCCGGTGATGCCCATCCGGGTTTTCACTTGTTCGCCACCATCAACCCACCCCAGTACAGTGGGCGAAAACCCTTATCACCGGCACTGAAAGGACGTTTTCGACATTTGCCAATCCGCCAGTATAACCCGACAGAATTGCAGGCCATTGCTGAGAAAGTCTTGCCGGAGTCCCCGGAGGGGAAAAACGTGGCTAAACGGCTGACCCAGCTGCACTGTCAATTGAGAGATAAGCTAGCAAAGCAAAACCTGCCTTTACTGCCGTCCAGTGGTGATTTACAAGATGTTGCCAGGGCTGTTCTCAGAGGCTGCGATTTTAGCGACCAAGGCCTTCATCAGTGCCTCAATAAGCACTATCGGCTTTACCTGATGGCTGCCGAAACATCGCTGGAGAAACTGTCCGGATCATCGGCTCTCGTCATAGGCAAGGGAGAGATTTATTCTGAACTGTGCCGTTGGTTCAATGAAACATCGGGCATGAATCGTCCATGGTTGATACGACGCGGTGATCACAACAGTATTGATGAAAAAAACCATGAAATACGTATTAAGGTTCGTACGGATAATGAGGAAGCCAAAACAGAAATAATCAAAAGTCTGGCCCAGACTCAATGGCTGGAATCCGGTCTTTCCCTGCAACCGGATGAGTCGGACGATATTCTCACCGGGGGACTTTACCGACACTGGCAGCAACGCTGGTTTACTCATAGGTTTGGCAAGACGGGCGTGGACGCTAATAGCGTCTTTCCCATGACAGAAGAACAGCAACAAACGCTGCAATTATCGGCTAACCGGCCCTACCTTGATGAGGCTGATCGGCGGATAAGCGCATGGAACGCCAATGGAGTTCAATTGTGGACTGCGTTTTGGCATCAGCTCAGTGATGTGCCAGAGCATCTGGTTGACGATTTTATTAACAAAGCATCCGCTACTGGCAGTAATAAGGCTCCTGAACAATACAAGCCACAGCCTATGGATGGAGCGTTGACTACTGGTGGTGATAAGGCTCCTGAACAATACAAGCCACAGCCTATGGATGGAGAGTTGACTACCGGTGGTGATAAGGCTCCAGAACAATACAAGCCACAGCCTATGGATGGAGCGTTGACTACTGGTGGTGATAAGGCTCCTGAACAATACAAGCCACAAGACCACGAAAAAAAGGTTCCGGCATTGGATCGGTTAACGAGCTATCAGAACCAGGCTATGTCACGAATTGACGATTATATCATTTTTAAGTTGCCTGACCATTTTCCCGGGATTTATCGCTGGTCGGCAGAGGATATTTATGTGACTGCCCAAGGCGACATCAAAGAGATCAACATTAGTCATCTGTCCATGCAGGGAACCGAAGTCCTTATACCTGCCCGGTTACCAAAACATGACCAGGAAGTGATATTAGCCAAAAATCAAACGCTGGCGACCTTTGACTGGCAACCGAAATGGAGATTGGATAATGGTCGATATCCGTTGCCGAGCCTGAATAAATATGAGCGTATTGTGGCTATGCGTGTAGAACCCGAAGTTCGGTTTTCCCTGTTCAGGGACCTGCATACCGGTCTTCACTCACTGCAGTTGCATGAGCCCACAGCCAGAAATATCAAGCTTGCCTACGTCGTAGAATGCATAAAACCGGGCAAAAAAATACGAACCCGACCAGAACCATCAACACGATTTGACACTCGCTGCTCAGAATATGTGAAAACACTACTGAACGAAATGTTCAAAAACATTGACCATCAACCCTCCGAAATACAGGTGCCTTTGCGGAAAATAAAAGATGCCCAAAACACGTGGCAACGCATGGAGGCGATCAGGGACTATTGTCAAGCGTTTTCCGGTGATGCCATGCCACAGCGCAATCAACCTTTGTTTGAATTCCTCGTCAAACAGCAGCAAGGGAGGTGTCGTCATCGTGTGCCTGTTTTTGTGGTTTTGTGTCGTTATTTCGGGATTCCCTGTCGGCAAATTTCTAACCGTACTCAC contains these protein-coding regions:
- a CDS encoding AAA family ATPase codes for the protein MTGERWAMDGQVGAKINDPVSYSGSLPKRPKLNESSEIAEVPGVAPKLNLSSTPVKPSDKARTVSLTGFSLQKPSHAFDFRFVTSDDQVRQLLIDQTGDGNQDVTVISHPDDLSQANLVSRLSIASDGRHTLSPGKLFESSQPLTLVIDIRKLTSEELPKFNDLLDPDNPCLYDKISHEKRPLGEHVSLLVLADPVQLTSVGRDDKAPGADFWRRINRPDNTWQFDAQTGKASPMDIDKVPSLLAELPPAESAMDDDTTVVIDCHLHSNWRQLLLGGPGVDQQGRIQHLPGRLETLRAGQRVILKGADWQDLAFEQTIRQMLVQQSYESNGKVCQLPDDVQFYQMPVGKGELHSLFQSLSDANEEGLSCDAAGNPVIINKSNISQWLNPIAISPEGYAIPSTSLLEQVRAGGAVTVTSPLTEALWFRLLGSLRAISETTGLKPRLQVAHTKEQPKALGLVENDKHSLSNLCEKAKGFNAVTFQEHAQASRWINSWLNSQLNSQLNSQPQAPLVIQVNDQTSFSQLFDNIHITSEQKAYFGRCQSGLQEALTDGRPVVFRGLETNPALQQLLEPLVVGQPLLVNGQLQTYPQAHVTILWPESVKSISALFNSLVTRGKPCPEVDFWDLNADKHKIPRSELPEQALHSLYEAFKTVPAHLCSPLPKMTEALLNHLILAARRAQQVDKSQQLLPCHWRKAINSTITHGTRQHPSVRDFMKVTCWRLLPDAYKEPDAYKEPDVDEAQTASVDPDRLNDIINSAQRLDRAFIKENLWPLARALDPAVFNDIKLLAYKDHFESWFEKQVLDRLCALIVAQKPEEQRQAIAYQLEINPAAAKLWQSLAIRPTRQMKRLQDALASGWQLILPPGQTRSDAIGALAIDCFYMARTANSKTEGIERIKHRLSGTLVLQDADDKTWSALAEDLYQGKINQQDRESRRLSRLHDRLKDSPVIFLQGETGTGKSYFSAKIAKASGPAAVLSLGPSDDEQSLMKRWQWQKQADGDRSMKQQNRMLMEWAGARSDKDGEYLTLVLDEANLTQTGLLASLNGLWEPEPCIYVNGHPVPVSAKHRVILTGNPDHYAGRQLDPALKEKLPKAYYPRLDQAFLRDRVVEPALVNHLQQRHLTESQLRELDIDDIAHSASKSVMTLWQFYQELLPEHEFTPRDLTDICSWVGWYLDRSLSASDRVDCKQVHGLIQQSFRDVLGPEISEVHQDALFALDIWFAARYEADNTLRDKVHNHTLPDIQETFRAVTQEIQPDFDTSGSAVCELVQQIGQDLNRAQQAHHHDRKHGGRQATLIEGPAGRGKDATLNLMIESVRKEAEKRHELMPEVFYLNACDCSWDEVCKTIQKAKLEGGIVVISEMNLIDSQHLEGELNGNLAGDAHPGFHLFATINPPQYSGRKPLSPALKGRFRHLPIRQYNPTELQAIAEKVLPESPEGKNVAKRLTQLHCQLRDKLAKQNLPLLPSSGDLQDVARAVLRGCDFSDQGLHQCLNKHYRLYLMAAETSLEKLSGSSALVIGKGEIYSELCRWFNETSGMNRPWLIRRGDHNSIDEKNHEIRIKVRTDNEEAKTEIIKSLAQTQWLESGLSLQPDESDDILTGGLYRHWQQRWFTHRFGKTGVDANSVFPMTEEQQQTLQLSANRPYLDEADRRISAWNANGVQLWTAFWHQLSDVPEHLVDDFINKASATGSNKAPEQYKPQPMDGALTTGGDKAPEQYKPQPMDGELTTGGDKAPEQYKPQPMDGALTTGGDKAPEQYKPQDHEKKVPALDRLTSYQNQAMSRIDDYIIFKLPDHFPGIYRWSAEDIYVTAQGDIKEINISHLSMQGTEVLIPARLPKHDQEVILAKNQTLATFDWQPKWRLDNGRYPLPSLNKYERIVAMRVEPEVRFSLFRDLHTGLHSLQLHEPTARNIKLAYVVECIKPGKKIRTRPEPSTRFDTRCSEYVKTLLNEMFKNIDHQPSEIQVPLRKIKDAQNTWQRMEAIRDYCQAFSGDAMPQRNQPLFEFLVKQQQGRCRHRVPVFVVLCRYFGIPCRQISNRTHAFAECSLDGGQSWESVDLGGAPVEATEILPEFQLTRQVSASGTESRKIMNLIKESDSAQQQALAQACGINLKKLKKALETDTLLAVPSPSIANAVRKLWRRKNLTGFSMGVSLLVSSETKALGKEESQLIFKVDKGKRLGCSPMSKMSDVVKQILHDGDVDQVIEPLKLLYSKMIVQGVAEPLLWLKSIVDVLGRRDSLTKPSFICFARKALELGWLDPFSAYNCNIIKATDHHNLLVRLRGCDELKVKATHCLKKWYQTLLLREEGIKEWQRAYKNCQGKKGQRFIITDPCSGFSQSLERDILCPSLQTAWTYKPEGVPNIERMLVRHPAFVQLNSGKTNHRPVITLGCPFWWDTVIDQKRNELLQRVVENSPNLKQMSENVKQYDEMLAHVKAPQEFDPNAHRVLRDERRILSDLSSKCYGAITQAFTYYLYEVSHSMGGRLAHCWGSSDIGSNAWITRKQASFGIHDPSSPEELYAMFSEIRGSRDFEKSVEDDYLRQTLNVSDALVLRSDKLTNMAKEFLSSVNLDSLCEFLVNDS